The following proteins are co-located in the Poecile atricapillus isolate bPoeAtr1 chromosome 2, bPoeAtr1.hap1, whole genome shotgun sequence genome:
- the LOC131575095 gene encoding uncharacterized protein LOC131575095 isoform X1, which yields MRPPRSPRSLWPPRPSEPPGHQGHRGHQGHRGHCGHWDLLSHEATKATKVTVATKVTEATMATKATMATVVTNATMATKVTMVTVAINATVATMATKATTATKATMATMATVATKATMATKATKATMATVATMATKATMATMATMATKATKATMATVATMVTMATEATVATKATMVPKATMATMATKATKATMAPMATKATKATMATMATMATKATMATMVTMVTQATMVTMATEATVATKATKATKATKATVATMVTQATMATMATKATVATVATMATMARTRGQSHGCHQERGQDRGWWPRFFAFGDFLCPFPDNFNSLNSKF from the exons ATGAGGCCACCAAG GTCACCGCGGTCACTGTGGCCACCAAGACCTTCTGAGCCACCAGGCCACCAAGGTCACCGAGGTCACCAAGGTCACCGAG GTCACTGCGGCCACTGGGACCTTCTGAGCCATGAGGCCACCAAGGCCACCAAGGTCACTGTGGCCACCAAGGTCACCGAG GCCACCATGGCCACCAAGGCCACCATGGCCACTGTGGTCACCAATGCCACCATGGCCACCAAGGTCACCATGGTCACTGTGGCCATTAACGCCACTGTAGCTACAATGGCCACCAAGGCCACCACAGCCACCAAggccaccatggccaccatggCCACTGTAGCCACCAAGGCCACCATGGCCACCAAGGCTACCAAGGCCACCATGGCCACCGTGGCCACCATGGCCACCAAggccaccatggccaccatggccaccatggCCACCAAGGCCACCAAGGCCACCATGGCCACCGTGGCCACCATGGTCACCATGGCCACTGAAGCCACTGTGGCCACCAAGGCCACCatggtccccaaggccaccatggccaccatggCCACCAAGGCCACCAAGGCCACCATGGCCCCCATGGCCACCAAGGCCACCAAggccaccatggccaccatggccaccatggccaccaaggccaccatggccaccatggTCACCATGGTCACTCAGGCCACCATGGTCACCATGGCCACTGAAGCCACTGTGGCCACCAAGGCCACCAAGGCCACCAAGGCCACCAAGGCCACCGTGGCCACCATGGTCACTCAGGCCACCATG GCCACCATGGCCACCAAGGCCACCGTGGCCACCGTggccaccatggccaccatggccaggacaaggggacagagccatgGTTGCCACCAGGAgcggggacaggacagggggtggTGGCCGCGGTTCTTcgcttttggggattttttgtgtcCCTTTCCCGATAATTTTAATTCTctaaattctaaattttaa
- the LOC131575095 gene encoding uncharacterized protein LOC131575095 isoform X4 produces the protein MATKATMATVVTNATMATKVTMVTVAINATVATMATKATTATKATMATMATVATKATMATKATKATMATVATMATKATMATMATMATKATKATMATVATMVTMATEATVATKATMVPKATMATMATKATKATMAPMATKATKATMATMATMATKATMATMVTMVTQATMVTMATEATVATKATKATKATKATVATMVTQATMATMATKATVATVATMATMARTRGQSHGCHQERGQDRGWWPRFFAFGDFLCPFPDNFNSLNSKF, from the exons ATGGCCACCAAGGCCACCATGGCCACTGTGGTCACCAATGCCACCATGGCCACCAAGGTCACCATGGTCACTGTGGCCATTAACGCCACTGTAGCTACAATGGCCACCAAGGCCACCACAGCCACCAAggccaccatggccaccatggCCACTGTAGCCACCAAGGCCACCATGGCCACCAAGGCTACCAAGGCCACCATGGCCACCGTGGCCACCATGGCCACCAAggccaccatggccaccatggccaccatggCCACCAAGGCCACCAAGGCCACCATGGCCACCGTGGCCACCATGGTCACCATGGCCACTGAAGCCACTGTGGCCACCAAGGCCACCatggtccccaaggccaccatggccaccatggCCACCAAGGCCACCAAGGCCACCATGGCCCCCATGGCCACCAAGGCCACCAAggccaccatggccaccatggccaccatggccaccaaggccaccatggccaccatggTCACCATGGTCACTCAGGCCACCATGGTCACCATGGCCACTGAAGCCACTGTGGCCACCAAGGCCACCAAGGCCACCAAGGCCACCAAGGCCACCGTGGCCACCATGGTCACTCAGGCCACCATG GCCACCATGGCCACCAAGGCCACCGTGGCCACCGTggccaccatggccaccatggccaggacaaggggacagagccatgGTTGCCACCAGGAgcggggacaggacagggggtggTGGCCGCGGTTCTTcgcttttggggattttttgtgtcCCTTTCCCGATAATTTTAATTCTctaaattctaaattttaa
- the LOC131575095 gene encoding uncharacterized protein LOC131575095 isoform X3 has product MAIVATVAAVTTEATMATKATMATVVTNATMATKVTMVTVAINATVATMATKATTATKATMATMATVATKATMATKATKATMATVATMATKATMATMATMATKATKATMATVATMVTMATEATVATKATMVPKATMATMATKATKATMAPMATKATKATMATMATMATKATMATMVTMVTQATMVTMATEATVATKATKATKATKATVATMVTQATMATMATKATVATVATMATMARTRGQSHGCHQERGQDRGWWPRFFAFGDFLCPFPDNFNSLNSKF; this is encoded by the exons ATGGCCATTGTGGCCACTGTGGCCGCTGTGACCACTGAGGCCACCATGGCCACCAAGGCCACCATGGCCACTGTGGTCACCAATGCCACCATGGCCACCAAGGTCACCATGGTCACTGTGGCCATTAACGCCACTGTAGCTACAATGGCCACCAAGGCCACCACAGCCACCAAggccaccatggccaccatggCCACTGTAGCCACCAAGGCCACCATGGCCACCAAGGCTACCAAGGCCACCATGGCCACCGTGGCCACCATGGCCACCAAggccaccatggccaccatggccaccatggCCACCAAGGCCACCAAGGCCACCATGGCCACCGTGGCCACCATGGTCACCATGGCCACTGAAGCCACTGTGGCCACCAAGGCCACCatggtccccaaggccaccatggccaccatggCCACCAAGGCCACCAAGGCCACCATGGCCCCCATGGCCACCAAGGCCACCAAggccaccatggccaccatggccaccatggccaccaaggccaccatggccaccatggTCACCATGGTCACTCAGGCCACCATGGTCACCATGGCCACTGAAGCCACTGTGGCCACCAAGGCCACCAAGGCCACCAAGGCCACCAAGGCCACCGTGGCCACCATGGTCACTCAGGCCACCATG GCCACCATGGCCACCAAGGCCACCGTGGCCACCGTggccaccatggccaccatggccaggacaaggggacagagccatgGTTGCCACCAGGAgcggggacaggacagggggtggTGGCCGCGGTTCTTcgcttttggggattttttgtgtcCCTTTCCCGATAATTTTAATTCTctaaattctaaattttaa
- the LOC131575089 gene encoding GPI-linked NAD(P)(+)--arginine ADP-ribosyltransferase 1-like isoform X1: MDLLPLTLTLLVMTTMTSMTSMATMTTMMTTMTTMTMMTTMTMMTTMTMMTSMTTMTMMTMMTTMMTTMTTVTAATTVPATVPTPLLVPLDMSPDSFDDRYRGCGRAMTAALPALNRSEFLQGGHLAEAWALAESERRVRPVSPVSPLSPAQLTALLAYTAPVPLHRTFNAAVRSSGRSGRDYRDNFHFKALHFLLTGAVTALRDARGARCHRVFRGVRGVRFRTRPGRTVRFGHFASASLRNRSSWSFGMDTAFQVSTCHGVEIREFSFFPHEEEVLIPPFETFEVTEVTEVTRVTGAGDTAGDTGDSGGVTVRIGLRSTGVFSKYNCEWLRGGSVPRPLPHLGGLLVATTALAVATGTF, from the exons ATGGACCTGCTGCCGCTGACCCTGACCCTCCTGGTGATGACCACGATGACCTCGATGACCTCAATGGCCACCATGACCACCATGATGACCACCATGACCACCATGACCATGATGACCACCATGACCATGATGACCACCATGACCATGATGACCTCAATGACCACCATGACCATGATGACCATGATGACCACCATGATGACCACCATGACCACAGTGACCGCGGCCACCACCGTCCCGGCCACCGTCCCCACACCTCTGCTGGTTCCTCTGGACATGTCCCCGGACTCGTTCGATGACCGCTACCGTGGCTGCGGCCGCGCCATGACCGCGGCGCTGCCGGCCCTCAACCGCTCCGAGTTCCTCCAGGGCGGTCACTTGGCCGAGGCCTGGGCTCTGGCCGAGTCCGAGCGGCGCGTCCGGCCGGTGTCAccggtgtcccctctgtccccggCTCAGCTCACGGCCCTGCTGGCCTACACGGCGCCGGTTCCTCTCCACCGGACCTTCAACGCCGCCGTCCGCTCGTCCGGCCGCTCCGGCCGCGATTACCGCGACAATTTCCACTTCAAGGCGTTGCATTTCCTGCTGACCGGCGCGGTGACCGCGCTGAGGGACGCGCGGGGAGCGCGGTGTCACCGCGTGTTCCGCGGGGTGCGCGGGGTGCGCTTCCGGACGCGGCCGGGCCGGACGGTTCGCTTCGGTCACTTCGCTTCGGCCTCGCTGAGGAACCGGAGCTCCTGGAGCTTCGGGATGGACACGGCGTTCCAGGTGAGCACCTGCCATGGGGTGGAGATCCGGGAATTCTCCTTCTTCCCGCACGAGGAGGAGGTGCTGATCCCGCCCTTCGAGACCTTcgaggtgacagaggtgacagaggtgacacggGTCACCGGAGCAGGGGACACcgcgggggacaccggggacagcggAGGGGTCACAGTGAGGATCGGGCTGCGCTCCACCGGAGTCTTCAGCAAATACAACTGCGAGTGGCTGAGAg GTGggagtgtccccaggcccctcccccacctcgGGGGGCTCCTCGTGGccaccacagccctggcagtggccaCTGGGACCTTCTGA
- the LOC131575095 gene encoding uncharacterized protein LOC131575095 isoform X2 codes for MRPPRSPRSLWPPRPSEPPGHQGHRGHQGHRGHCGHWDLLSHEATKATKVTVATKATMATKATMATVVTNATMATKVTMVTVAINATVATMATKATTATKATMATMATVATKATMATKATKATMATVATMATKATMATMATMATKATKATMATVATMVTMATEATVATKATMVPKATMATMATKATKATMAPMATKATKATMATMATMATKATMATMVTMVTQATMVTMATEATVATKATKATKATKATVATMVTQATMATMATKATVATVATMATMARTRGQSHGCHQERGQDRGWWPRFFAFGDFLCPFPDNFNSLNSKF; via the exons ATGAGGCCACCAAG GTCACCGCGGTCACTGTGGCCACCAAGACCTTCTGAGCCACCAGGCCACCAAGGTCACCGAGGTCACCAAGGTCACCGAG GTCACTGCGGCCACTGGGACCTTCTGAGCCATGAGGCCACCAAGGCCACCAAGGTCACTGTGGCCACCAAG GCCACCATGGCCACCAAGGCCACCATGGCCACTGTGGTCACCAATGCCACCATGGCCACCAAGGTCACCATGGTCACTGTGGCCATTAACGCCACTGTAGCTACAATGGCCACCAAGGCCACCACAGCCACCAAggccaccatggccaccatggCCACTGTAGCCACCAAGGCCACCATGGCCACCAAGGCTACCAAGGCCACCATGGCCACCGTGGCCACCATGGCCACCAAggccaccatggccaccatggccaccatggCCACCAAGGCCACCAAGGCCACCATGGCCACCGTGGCCACCATGGTCACCATGGCCACTGAAGCCACTGTGGCCACCAAGGCCACCatggtccccaaggccaccatggccaccatggCCACCAAGGCCACCAAGGCCACCATGGCCCCCATGGCCACCAAGGCCACCAAggccaccatggccaccatggccaccatggccaccaaggccaccatggccaccatggTCACCATGGTCACTCAGGCCACCATGGTCACCATGGCCACTGAAGCCACTGTGGCCACCAAGGCCACCAAGGCCACCAAGGCCACCAAGGCCACCGTGGCCACCATGGTCACTCAGGCCACCATG GCCACCATGGCCACCAAGGCCACCGTGGCCACCGTggccaccatggccaccatggccaggacaaggggacagagccatgGTTGCCACCAGGAgcggggacaggacagggggtggTGGCCGCGGTTCTTcgcttttggggattttttgtgtcCCTTTCCCGATAATTTTAATTCTctaaattctaaattttaa
- the LOC131575095 gene encoding uncharacterized protein LOC131575095 isoform X7, translating to MATKATMATVVTNATMATKATTATKATMATMATVATKATMATKATKATMATVATMATKATMATMATMATKATKATMATVATMVTMATEATVATKATMVPKATMATMATKATKATMAPMATKATKATMATMATMATKATMATMVTMVTQATMVTMATEATVATKATKATKATKATVATMVTQATMATMATKATVATVATMATMARTRGQSHGCHQERGQDRGWWPRFFAFGDFLCPFPDNFNSLNSKF from the exons ATGGCCACCAAGGCCACCATGGCCACTGTGGTCACCAATGCCACCATGGCCACCAAG GCCACCACAGCCACCAAggccaccatggccaccatggCCACTGTAGCCACCAAGGCCACCATGGCCACCAAGGCTACCAAGGCCACCATGGCCACCGTGGCCACCATGGCCACCAAggccaccatggccaccatggccaccatggCCACCAAGGCCACCAAGGCCACCATGGCCACCGTGGCCACCATGGTCACCATGGCCACTGAAGCCACTGTGGCCACCAAGGCCACCatggtccccaaggccaccatggccaccatggCCACCAAGGCCACCAAGGCCACCATGGCCCCCATGGCCACCAAGGCCACCAAggccaccatggccaccatggccaccatggccaccaaggccaccatggccaccatggTCACCATGGTCACTCAGGCCACCATGGTCACCATGGCCACTGAAGCCACTGTGGCCACCAAGGCCACCAAGGCCACCAAGGCCACCAAGGCCACCGTGGCCACCATGGTCACTCAGGCCACCATG GCCACCATGGCCACCAAGGCCACCGTGGCCACCGTggccaccatggccaccatggccaggacaaggggacagagccatgGTTGCCACCAGGAgcggggacaggacagggggtggTGGCCGCGGTTCTTcgcttttggggattttttgtgtcCCTTTCCCGATAATTTTAATTCTctaaattctaaattttaa
- the LOC131575089 gene encoding GPI-linked NAD(P)(+)--arginine ADP-ribosyltransferase 1-like isoform X2, with protein MSPVAIPTMDLLPLTLTLLVMTTMTSMTSMATMTTMMTTMTTMTMMTTMTMMTTMTMMTSMTTMTMMTMMTTMMTTMTTVTAATTVPATVPTPLLVPLDMSPDSFDDRYRGCGRAMTAALPALNRSEFLQGGHLAEAWALAESERRVRPVSPVSPLSPAQLTALLAYTAPVPLHRTFNAAVRSSGRSGRDYRDNFHFKALHFLLTGAVTALRDARGARCHRVFRGVRGVRFRTRPGRTVRFGHFASASLRNRSSWSFGMDTAFQVSTCHGVEIREFSFFPHEEEVLIPPFETFEVTEVTEVTRVTGAGDTAGDTGDSGGVTVRIGLRSTGVFSKYNCEWLRGGSVPRPLPHLGGLLVATTALAVATGTF; from the exons a tgtcccctgtggCCATCCCCACCATGGACCTGCTGCCGCTGACCCTGACCCTCCTGGTGATGACCACGATGACCTCGATGACCTCAATGGCCACCATGACCACCATGATGACCACCATGACCACCATGACCATGATGACCACCATGACCATGATGACCACCATGACCATGATGACCTCAATGACCACCATGACCATGATGACCATGATGACCACCATGATGACCACCATGACCACAGTGACCGCGGCCACCACCGTCCCGGCCACCGTCCCCACACCTCTGCTGGTTCCTCTGGACATGTCCCCGGACTCGTTCGATGACCGCTACCGTGGCTGCGGCCGCGCCATGACCGCGGCGCTGCCGGCCCTCAACCGCTCCGAGTTCCTCCAGGGCGGTCACTTGGCCGAGGCCTGGGCTCTGGCCGAGTCCGAGCGGCGCGTCCGGCCGGTGTCAccggtgtcccctctgtccccggCTCAGCTCACGGCCCTGCTGGCCTACACGGCGCCGGTTCCTCTCCACCGGACCTTCAACGCCGCCGTCCGCTCGTCCGGCCGCTCCGGCCGCGATTACCGCGACAATTTCCACTTCAAGGCGTTGCATTTCCTGCTGACCGGCGCGGTGACCGCGCTGAGGGACGCGCGGGGAGCGCGGTGTCACCGCGTGTTCCGCGGGGTGCGCGGGGTGCGCTTCCGGACGCGGCCGGGCCGGACGGTTCGCTTCGGTCACTTCGCTTCGGCCTCGCTGAGGAACCGGAGCTCCTGGAGCTTCGGGATGGACACGGCGTTCCAGGTGAGCACCTGCCATGGGGTGGAGATCCGGGAATTCTCCTTCTTCCCGCACGAGGAGGAGGTGCTGATCCCGCCCTTCGAGACCTTcgaggtgacagaggtgacagaggtgacacggGTCACCGGAGCAGGGGACACcgcgggggacaccggggacagcggAGGGGTCACAGTGAGGATCGGGCTGCGCTCCACCGGAGTCTTCAGCAAATACAACTGCGAGTGGCTGAGAg GTGggagtgtccccaggcccctcccccacctcgGGGGGCTCCTCGTGGccaccacagccctggcagtggccaCTGGGACCTTCTGA
- the LOC131575095 gene encoding uncharacterized protein LOC131575095 isoform X6 — MAIVATVAAVTTEATMATKATMATVVTNATMATKATMATMATVATKATMATKATKATMATVATMATKATMATMATMATKATKATMATVATMVTMATEATVATKATMVPKATMATMATKATKATMAPMATKATKATMATMATMATKATMATMVTMVTQATMVTMATEATVATKATKATKATKATVATMVTQATMATMATKATVATVATMATMARTRGQSHGCHQERGQDRGWWPRFFAFGDFLCPFPDNFNSLNSKF; from the exons ATGGCCATTGTGGCCACTGTGGCCGCTGTGACCACTGAGGCCACCATGGCCACCAAGGCCACCATGGCCACTGTGGTCACCAATGCCACCATGGCCACCAAG gccaccatggccaccatggCCACTGTAGCCACCAAGGCCACCATGGCCACCAAGGCTACCAAGGCCACCATGGCCACCGTGGCCACCATGGCCACCAAggccaccatggccaccatggccaccatggCCACCAAGGCCACCAAGGCCACCATGGCCACCGTGGCCACCATGGTCACCATGGCCACTGAAGCCACTGTGGCCACCAAGGCCACCatggtccccaaggccaccatggccaccatggCCACCAAGGCCACCAAGGCCACCATGGCCCCCATGGCCACCAAGGCCACCAAggccaccatggccaccatggccaccatggccaccaaggccaccatggccaccatggTCACCATGGTCACTCAGGCCACCATGGTCACCATGGCCACTGAAGCCACTGTGGCCACCAAGGCCACCAAGGCCACCAAGGCCACCAAGGCCACCGTGGCCACCATGGTCACTCAGGCCACCATG GCCACCATGGCCACCAAGGCCACCGTGGCCACCGTggccaccatggccaccatggccaggacaaggggacagagccatgGTTGCCACCAGGAgcggggacaggacagggggtggTGGCCGCGGTTCTTcgcttttggggattttttgtgtcCCTTTCCCGATAATTTTAATTCTctaaattctaaattttaa
- the LOC131575095 gene encoding uncharacterized protein LOC131575095 isoform X5: MAIVATVAAVTTEATMATKATMATVVTNATMATKATTATKATMATMATVATKATMATKATKATMATVATMATKATMATMATMATKATKATMATVATMVTMATEATVATKATMVPKATMATMATKATKATMAPMATKATKATMATMATMATKATMATMVTMVTQATMVTMATEATVATKATKATKATKATVATMVTQATMATMATKATVATVATMATMARTRGQSHGCHQERGQDRGWWPRFFAFGDFLCPFPDNFNSLNSKF, encoded by the exons ATGGCCATTGTGGCCACTGTGGCCGCTGTGACCACTGAGGCCACCATGGCCACCAAGGCCACCATGGCCACTGTGGTCACCAATGCCACCATGGCCACCAAG GCCACCACAGCCACCAAggccaccatggccaccatggCCACTGTAGCCACCAAGGCCACCATGGCCACCAAGGCTACCAAGGCCACCATGGCCACCGTGGCCACCATGGCCACCAAggccaccatggccaccatggccaccatggCCACCAAGGCCACCAAGGCCACCATGGCCACCGTGGCCACCATGGTCACCATGGCCACTGAAGCCACTGTGGCCACCAAGGCCACCatggtccccaaggccaccatggccaccatggCCACCAAGGCCACCAAGGCCACCATGGCCCCCATGGCCACCAAGGCCACCAAggccaccatggccaccatggccaccatggccaccaaggccaccatggccaccatggTCACCATGGTCACTCAGGCCACCATGGTCACCATGGCCACTGAAGCCACTGTGGCCACCAAGGCCACCAAGGCCACCAAGGCCACCAAGGCCACCGTGGCCACCATGGTCACTCAGGCCACCATG GCCACCATGGCCACCAAGGCCACCGTGGCCACCGTggccaccatggccaccatggccaggacaaggggacagagccatgGTTGCCACCAGGAgcggggacaggacagggggtggTGGCCGCGGTTCTTcgcttttggggattttttgtgtcCCTTTCCCGATAATTTTAATTCTctaaattctaaattttaa